One Microbacterium trichothecenolyticum DNA window includes the following coding sequences:
- a CDS encoding cytochrome c oxidase assembly protein, with product MASVAYLGAVARVRRRGEPWPLRRTLGFFALGLLPYAVIELGFLGVYSSELRWAFSTRIALLIFAVPAGIAAGRPLDLIPAAVRQRVLAARVTRIFGNAMVATVVIAAVFCLFLTPVAGILRVDPVIEASLGLIVPLVGLAMVLPMMALGMVHTGTFIAIEFLLAFVELLIDSVPGLLMRLNDSVLDLIPDATRALSWWPSPLHDQHLAGDMIWFIAEFADVPILVILMVRWMRSDRVEARGYDELTDEEYEQMTRAHLRGER from the coding sequence GTGGCATCCGTCGCTTACCTGGGGGCCGTCGCGCGGGTACGGCGTCGCGGAGAGCCGTGGCCCCTCCGCCGCACGCTCGGCTTCTTCGCCCTCGGACTCCTGCCCTACGCCGTGATCGAGCTCGGCTTCCTCGGCGTGTACTCGTCGGAGTTGCGGTGGGCGTTCTCGACCCGCATCGCGCTGCTGATCTTCGCCGTTCCCGCGGGCATCGCCGCGGGACGCCCGCTCGATCTCATCCCGGCGGCCGTGCGACAGCGCGTCCTGGCTGCGCGTGTCACCCGCATCTTCGGCAACGCGATGGTGGCGACCGTGGTGATCGCGGCGGTGTTCTGCCTGTTTCTCACGCCGGTGGCCGGCATCCTGCGGGTGGACCCCGTGATCGAGGCGTCCCTCGGGCTGATCGTGCCGCTGGTGGGGCTCGCGATGGTGCTGCCGATGATGGCGCTCGGCATGGTGCACACGGGCACGTTCATCGCGATCGAATTTCTGCTGGCCTTCGTGGAGTTGCTGATCGACTCGGTTCCCGGCCTGCTGATGCGCCTGAACGACTCCGTGCTGGATCTCATCCCTGATGCCACCCGGGCGCTGTCCTGGTGGCCCTCGCCGCTGCACGACCAGCACCTCGCGGGCGACATGATCTGGTTCATCGCCGAATTCGCCGACGTGCCGATCCTCGTCATCCTGATGGTCCGGTGGATGCGCAGCGACCGCGTCGAGGCGAGAGGGTACGACGAGCTCACCGACGAGGAGTACGAGCAGATGACGCGCGCGCACCTGCGCGGGGAGCGCTGA
- a CDS encoding O-methyltransferase: protein MPTHEAVDAFLTATLVGEDPILDAALAAQHDAGLPPIEVAPVNAKFLHLLTRIAGARRVLEIGTLGGYSTIWFARAVGARGRVVTIEAEEANAAIARDNLARAGVADRVEVRVGRGADVLPTLAGTEPFDLVFIDADKESNTIYLDWAARLGRPGTVVVLDNVVRGGEVADAATADSKVRGARAGLVMLGEDPRFDATALQTLDRKGWDGIAVAIVVDATASGRVP, encoded by the coding sequence GTGCCCACTCACGAAGCCGTCGACGCCTTCCTGACCGCCACCCTCGTCGGCGAGGACCCGATCCTGGATGCCGCCCTCGCGGCGCAGCACGACGCCGGCCTCCCGCCGATCGAGGTCGCCCCCGTCAACGCCAAGTTCCTGCATCTGCTGACGCGTATCGCGGGGGCCCGCCGTGTGCTCGAGATCGGCACGCTCGGCGGCTACTCGACGATCTGGTTTGCGCGCGCCGTGGGTGCGCGGGGCCGTGTGGTGACGATCGAGGCGGAGGAGGCGAACGCCGCCATCGCCCGGGACAACCTCGCGCGCGCCGGCGTCGCCGACCGCGTCGAGGTGCGCGTGGGCCGCGGCGCCGACGTGCTGCCGACGCTCGCGGGCACCGAGCCGTTCGACCTCGTCTTCATCGACGCCGACAAGGAGTCGAACACGATCTACCTCGACTGGGCCGCGCGCCTGGGCCGCCCGGGGACCGTCGTCGTGCTCGACAACGTCGTGCGCGGGGGAGAGGTGGCGGATGCCGCGACCGCCGATTCCAAAGTGCGCGGCGCCCGCGCCGGCCTGGTCATGCTGGGGGAGGACCCCCGCTTCGACGCCACGGCCCTGCAGACCCTCGACCGCAAGGGATGGGACGGAATCGCCGTGGCGATCGTCGTGGATGCCACGGCCTCGGGGCGCGTGCCCTGA
- a CDS encoding DUF501 domain-containing protein → MTTTQLPPASDADLAVLQAQLGRVPRGVVGIAARCVCGNPTVVATAPRLDDGSPFPTFYYLTHPAATAAMSVLEAGHVMVEFTERLAADDDLRAAYLAAHEAYLRDRAAYGEPEEIAGISAGGMPTRVKCLHALAGHALAAGPGVNPIGDLALERGTFSPERCECESPGTSG, encoded by the coding sequence ATGACTACCACGCAGCTGCCCCCCGCGTCCGACGCCGACCTCGCCGTCCTGCAGGCGCAGCTCGGGCGTGTGCCGCGCGGAGTCGTCGGCATCGCCGCGCGGTGCGTCTGCGGCAACCCGACCGTCGTGGCGACGGCGCCGCGGCTCGACGACGGCAGCCCGTTCCCGACGTTCTACTACCTCACGCATCCCGCGGCCACGGCGGCGATGTCGGTGCTCGAGGCCGGTCACGTCATGGTCGAGTTCACCGAGCGGCTCGCCGCCGACGACGACCTCCGCGCCGCGTACCTCGCCGCGCACGAGGCCTACCTGCGCGACCGCGCCGCATACGGCGAGCCCGAGGAGATCGCGGGGATCTCGGCGGGCGGCATGCCCACGCGCGTGAAGTGCCTGCACGCTCTCGCCGGTCATGCCCTCGCGGCCGGGCCGGGCGTGAACCCCATCGGAGACCTCGCGCTCGAGCGGGGTACCTTCTCGCCCGAGCGGTGCGAATGCGAGAGTCCCGGGACGAGCGGATGA
- the eno gene encoding phosphopyruvate hydratase, whose protein sequence is MALIEAVNAREILDSRGNPTVEVEVLLDDGIVQRAAVPSGASTGAFEAYELRDGDKSRYSGKGVLKAVAAVVDELGPAIEGVEASEQRIIDEILIETDGTENKSRTGANAILGVSLAVAKAAADSADLPLFRYLGGPNAHLLPVPLFNVINGGEHADNGIDFQEFFLAPIGAETYGESLRWGTEVYHVLKGELKSAGYNTGLGDEGGFAPDLPSNREGLDFLIRAIEKAGFTPGKEIAVGLDVAATEFYKDGVYTVEGKEWSVDTLVDYFADLVANFPIVTIEDALAEDDWDGWKKLTDAIGSKVQLVGDDLFVTNPKRLQQGIDLGVANSLLVKVNQIGTLSETLDAIALATRSGYTSMLSHRSGETEDTTIADLAVAVNAGQIKTGAPARSERVAKYNQLLRIEEDLGDAAVFAGRSAFPRFKG, encoded by the coding sequence GTGGCACTTATCGAGGCTGTCAACGCGCGCGAGATCCTGGATTCGCGCGGTAACCCGACCGTCGAGGTGGAGGTGCTCCTCGACGACGGCATCGTCCAGCGGGCGGCCGTCCCCTCCGGCGCGTCCACCGGCGCGTTCGAGGCCTACGAGCTGCGCGACGGCGACAAGAGCCGTTACAGCGGCAAGGGCGTGCTCAAGGCCGTCGCCGCGGTCGTCGACGAGCTCGGCCCCGCCATCGAGGGCGTCGAGGCCAGCGAGCAGCGCATCATCGACGAGATCCTCATCGAGACCGACGGCACCGAGAACAAGTCGCGCACGGGCGCCAACGCCATCCTCGGCGTCTCGCTCGCCGTCGCCAAGGCCGCCGCCGACAGCGCCGACCTGCCGCTGTTCCGCTACCTCGGCGGCCCCAACGCGCACCTGCTGCCCGTTCCCCTCTTCAACGTCATCAACGGTGGCGAGCACGCCGACAACGGCATCGACTTCCAGGAGTTCTTCCTCGCGCCCATCGGCGCCGAGACCTACGGCGAGTCGCTGCGCTGGGGCACCGAGGTCTACCACGTCCTCAAGGGCGAGCTGAAGTCCGCGGGCTACAACACCGGCCTCGGCGACGAGGGCGGCTTCGCCCCCGACCTGCCCAGCAACCGCGAGGGCCTCGACTTCCTCATCCGCGCGATCGAGAAGGCCGGCTTCACCCCCGGCAAGGAGATCGCGGTCGGCCTCGACGTCGCCGCCACCGAGTTCTACAAGGACGGCGTGTACACGGTCGAGGGCAAGGAGTGGAGCGTCGACACGCTCGTCGACTACTTCGCCGACCTCGTCGCCAACTTCCCGATCGTCACGATCGAGGACGCGCTCGCCGAGGACGACTGGGACGGCTGGAAGAAGCTGACCGACGCCATCGGCTCCAAGGTGCAGCTCGTCGGCGACGACCTGTTCGTCACCAACCCCAAGCGCCTCCAGCAGGGCATCGACCTCGGCGTCGCCAACTCGCTGCTGGTGAAGGTCAACCAGATCGGCACGCTGTCCGAGACACTGGATGCCATCGCTCTGGCCACCCGTTCGGGCTACACCTCGATGCTGTCGCACCGCTCGGGTGAGACCGAAGACACCACGATCGCCGACCTCGCCGTGGCGGTCAACGCCGGCCAGATCAAGACCGGTGCCCCCGCGCGCAGCGAGCGCGTCGCCAAGTACAACCAGCTGCTCCGCATCGAAGAAGACCTCGGCGACGCCGCGGTGTTCGCGGGCCGCTCGGCGTTCCCCCGCTTCAAGGGCTGA
- a CDS encoding MFS transporter — MTTSAQPATGSAPVPIRPDAIADVPTWRYLGFLLGPGVGTFAFNAVTVILPTLHQRFGAGDVALELVIAGYGIPFAVLLILGGRLGDRFGRHRLYTLGMGLFLVSAIACALAPSIETLIAARIVQGVGAALCTPQVLGTIQATSRGAARTRAISAFGASGGIGAAVGQVVGGALASVSFGPVDGWRSVFVVVALTAVAAIALAPLAPRSRAHEAVAIDLVGTSALGVGILAASVALTFGPAWNWSWPVAVILVVAVVSLVAMWRHQDAVERAGRVPLLPPSVLRLRPLQLGLLAAALFFAGYSALLYVFPRAVETAGLTSLQAGLALLPFAVVFAGVSLAVARIQSRLGDSTLVVGVATQLVALVAMLTTLGFAWGSDIGLWLQPALILLGAGQALIFSPLTQLVVREVPVEAAGLSGGMFSTSQQLALSFGVIVVGGLLGVTDVTGRGELLAGLVLDIALAVAVLALALVLRARARRSIA; from the coding sequence ATGACCACTTCCGCACAGCCCGCGACCGGCAGCGCCCCCGTGCCGATCCGCCCCGATGCCATCGCCGACGTCCCCACCTGGCGCTACCTCGGGTTCCTCCTCGGGCCGGGCGTCGGCACCTTCGCCTTCAACGCCGTGACGGTCATCCTGCCCACCCTGCACCAGCGTTTCGGCGCCGGCGATGTCGCCCTCGAACTCGTCATCGCCGGATACGGCATCCCGTTCGCCGTGCTGCTGATCCTGGGCGGGCGCCTCGGCGACCGGTTCGGGCGCCATCGCCTGTACACGCTCGGCATGGGGCTGTTCCTCGTGTCCGCGATCGCGTGCGCCCTTGCGCCCTCGATCGAGACGCTCATCGCCGCACGCATCGTGCAGGGCGTGGGAGCAGCGCTGTGCACGCCGCAGGTGCTCGGGACGATTCAAGCGACGTCTCGAGGAGCGGCCCGCACCCGCGCGATCTCGGCCTTCGGCGCCAGCGGGGGAATCGGCGCGGCGGTCGGACAGGTCGTCGGCGGTGCGCTCGCGTCGGTGTCGTTCGGACCCGTCGACGGGTGGCGCTCGGTGTTCGTGGTGGTGGCACTCACGGCCGTCGCCGCGATCGCCCTCGCCCCGTTGGCCCCGCGCTCCCGGGCACACGAGGCGGTGGCGATCGACCTGGTCGGTACCTCGGCGCTGGGGGTCGGCATCCTCGCCGCGTCCGTCGCCCTCACCTTCGGACCGGCGTGGAACTGGTCGTGGCCGGTCGCCGTGATCCTCGTCGTCGCGGTGGTGTCCCTCGTGGCGATGTGGCGGCACCAGGATGCCGTCGAGCGCGCCGGTCGCGTCCCGCTGCTTCCCCCGAGCGTGCTGCGTCTGCGCCCGCTGCAGCTCGGCCTGCTCGCGGCGGCCCTGTTCTTCGCCGGGTACTCCGCGCTGTTGTACGTCTTTCCCCGCGCGGTCGAGACCGCCGGCCTGACATCGCTGCAGGCCGGTCTCGCGCTGCTGCCGTTCGCGGTGGTGTTCGCGGGCGTGTCCCTGGCCGTCGCGCGCATCCAGAGCCGGCTCGGCGACTCCACCTTGGTCGTCGGCGTGGCGACCCAGCTCGTCGCCCTCGTCGCCATGCTCACTACCCTGGGCTTCGCGTGGGGGAGTGACATCGGTCTCTGGCTGCAGCCCGCCCTCATCCTGCTCGGCGCGGGACAGGCGCTCATCTTCTCGCCGCTGACCCAGTTGGTCGTGCGCGAGGTGCCGGTCGAGGCGGCAGGTCTGTCGGGCGGCATGTTCAGCACCTCGCAGCAGCTCGCGCTGTCGTTCGGTGTGATCGTGGTCGGCGGTCTTCTGGGGGTGACCGATGTGACGGGGCGGGGCGAACTGCTCGCGGGCCTCGTGCTCGACATCGCCCTCGCCGTCGCGGTGCTCGCGCTGGCGCTCGTGCTGCGGGCGCGGGCACGTCGCTCGATCGCGTAG
- a CDS encoding FtsB family cell division protein yields the protein MREWLGKVRVSGFVVIMLGLVVLGTFVLVPTVSTYMDQRQQIQALQNAVAVSQNDVAELQSQRERWSDPAYITTQARERLYYTFPGEVVYLIDNDLPASATPQEQQDVSEDVGQTRTDWMAQLVRSVAASGAAQVAVPPTIGVPDPTPSATPAP from the coding sequence GTGCGCGAGTGGCTGGGCAAGGTGCGCGTCTCGGGCTTCGTGGTGATCATGCTGGGACTCGTCGTGCTCGGGACGTTCGTCCTGGTTCCGACCGTGTCCACCTACATGGATCAGCGGCAGCAGATCCAGGCGCTGCAGAACGCCGTCGCGGTCAGCCAGAACGATGTCGCTGAGTTGCAGTCGCAGCGGGAGCGATGGTCCGACCCCGCGTACATCACGACGCAGGCGCGCGAGCGGCTCTACTACACGTTCCCGGGCGAGGTCGTATACCTCATCGACAACGACCTGCCGGCCTCGGCGACCCCGCAGGAGCAGCAGGACGTGAGCGAAGACGTCGGGCAGACCCGTACCGACTGGATGGCGCAGCTCGTGCGATCGGTCGCTGCCTCGGGCGCCGCGCAGGTGGCCGTGCCGCCGACGATCGGCGTGCCCGACCCGACTCCTTCGGCGACCCCGGCTCCCTGA
- a CDS encoding SGNH/GDSL hydrolase family protein yields the protein MRTRRPVTLATASAVALLGAGAVGMRALIVRQAAIARRRIGKPLGEQALDADRVWRRKKHPGDPVELLLLGDSIAAGLGAGHRRDTLGARLAKGVARGAGRPVRLRTAAVVGSETAALAAQLDALPADYRADVAVIVVGGNDVTHRVPASRSAEHLEKVVLTLRDRGVPVVVGTCPDLGTLRAIPQPLRALAARSSRQLAAAQAAAVHRARGRVVALARAVGPVFAERPDEMFSVDRFHPSALGYRRTAEALLPAVLAALEGSRVAVGTCVEEPAGGPPS from the coding sequence ATGCGTACGCGTCGTCCGGTGACCCTGGCCACCGCGTCGGCCGTCGCCCTGCTCGGAGCCGGCGCCGTGGGGATGCGCGCCCTCATCGTCCGCCAGGCCGCCATCGCGCGCCGGCGCATCGGCAAGCCGCTCGGAGAACAGGCACTGGACGCCGACCGCGTGTGGCGGCGGAAGAAGCATCCGGGCGATCCGGTCGAGCTGCTCCTCCTCGGCGACTCGATCGCCGCGGGGCTGGGGGCGGGGCACCGGCGCGACACCCTGGGCGCGCGCTTGGCGAAGGGAGTCGCGCGCGGCGCGGGGCGCCCGGTGCGGCTGCGCACCGCGGCGGTCGTCGGGTCCGAAACCGCGGCTCTCGCCGCCCAGCTCGATGCCCTCCCGGCCGACTATCGCGCCGATGTCGCGGTGATCGTCGTCGGCGGCAACGATGTGACGCACCGGGTTCCGGCATCCCGGTCGGCGGAGCACCTCGAGAAGGTGGTGCTCACCCTGCGCGACAGGGGAGTACCGGTCGTGGTCGGCACCTGTCCCGACCTCGGGACCCTGCGCGCGATCCCACAGCCGCTGCGGGCGCTCGCCGCTCGATCGTCTCGCCAACTCGCCGCGGCGCAAGCGGCGGCCGTGCACCGGGCCAGGGGGCGCGTGGTCGCGCTCGCTCGCGCGGTGGGACCGGTCTTCGCCGAGCGCCCCGACGAGATGTTCAGCGTCGACCGGTTCCACCCGAGCGCCCTGGGCTACCGCCGTACCGCCGAGGCCCTGCTGCCCGCGGTGCTCGCCGCGCTGGAGGGCTCCCGGGTAGCCGTGGGGACGTGCGTCGAAGAACCGGCGGGCGGTCCACCCTCCTGA